A stretch of the Streptococcus himalayensis genome encodes the following:
- a CDS encoding TRZ/ATZ family protein, protein MKAFKNVTLVTCDEEFQIFKEGLLVIDRDKINYCGSMDVSVLERCEEVVDGEGSWILPGLVNCHTHSPMTVLRGIRDDSNLHEWLEDYIWPAESQFTPEVTTQAVKMALCEMLRSGTTTFNDMYNPQGVDIRAIYQAVKTSGMRCYFSPTLFSKQEESSDQTIARTRQTIEEILSYQDERFRVMVAPHSPYTCSRELLEKSRALAEDLGLKLHIHVAETEQESQIILENHGKRPLAYLDSLGYLDWPAIFAHGVELNQEEIARLGQSQAGIAHNPISNLKLASGIAPITELQKQGVTVGIATDSVASNNNLDLFEEGRTAALLQKMRTGDAREFSIEVALKAMTIEGAKLLGMEQEIGSLEVGKQADFLMIQPKGKVHLYPRERMLSHLVYAAKGQDVDHVYIAGQQVVRDGEVLTVYMREIFENPLL, encoded by the coding sequence ATGAAAGCGTTCAAAAATGTCACCTTGGTAACCTGTGATGAAGAATTCCAGATTTTTAAGGAAGGGCTTTTGGTGATTGATAGGGATAAGATTAACTACTGTGGGTCGATGGATGTGTCTGTTTTGGAGCGGTGTGAAGAGGTCGTAGATGGCGAGGGAAGCTGGATTTTACCTGGTTTAGTGAATTGCCACACCCACAGCCCGATGACGGTCTTGCGAGGCATTCGTGATGATAGTAATCTCCATGAGTGGCTGGAGGACTATATCTGGCCAGCTGAAAGTCAGTTTACACCAGAGGTGACAACGCAGGCGGTCAAGATGGCCTTATGTGAAATGCTTCGCTCTGGAACAACAACCTTCAATGATATGTATAATCCTCAGGGCGTGGATATTCGTGCGATTTATCAGGCGGTCAAGACCTCGGGGATGCGTTGTTATTTTTCACCAACGCTGTTTAGTAAGCAAGAGGAAAGCTCAGACCAAACAATCGCTCGAACACGTCAGACGATTGAAGAGATTTTATCCTATCAAGACGAGCGTTTTCGTGTCATGGTGGCACCGCATTCTCCTTATACGTGCAGCCGTGAGTTACTAGAAAAGAGCCGTGCTTTGGCTGAGGATTTGGGTCTGAAATTACACATTCATGTGGCGGAGACAGAGCAGGAAAGTCAGATTATTTTGGAGAACCATGGTAAACGTCCTCTAGCTTATTTAGATTCCTTGGGGTATTTGGATTGGCCAGCAATTTTTGCCCATGGAGTAGAACTAAATCAGGAAGAAATAGCTCGTTTAGGACAGTCACAGGCTGGCATTGCCCACAATCCTATTAGCAATCTTAAACTAGCTTCAGGGATTGCTCCCATCACCGAACTTCAAAAGCAAGGGGTGACGGTCGGTATTGCGACAGATTCGGTCGCTTCTAATAATAATTTGGATCTGTTTGAAGAAGGGCGGACGGCCGCTCTTCTTCAAAAAATGCGAACAGGTGACGCTCGGGAGTTTTCGATTGAAGTGGCTTTGAAGGCGATGACGATCGAAGGAGCAAAGCTGCTTGGGATGGAACAAGAGATTGGCAGTCTAGAAGTTGGAAAGCAAGCGGATTTTCTCATGATTCAGCCCAAAGGCAAGGTTCATCTGTATCCGAGAGAGCGCATGTTGTCGCACTTGGTCTATGCTGCTAAGGGACAGGATGTGGATCATGTATATATTGCAGGCCAGCAGGTGGTGCGAGATGGGGAAGTGCTGACTGTCTATATGCGGGAAATTTTTGAAAATCCTCTTTTGTAG